One genomic region from Microcystis panniformis FACHB-1757 encodes:
- a CDS encoding DUF6761 family protein yields MLQDTQSIRYYQRLTDDMVDLWHRGSRFDEIRLYVEGYLACLRDSSSIEPYLIHRLEEEIFRFLRDPSNFEYLSPQTQTQTEADYGYY; encoded by the coding sequence ATGCTCCAAGATACCCAATCCATTCGTTACTATCAAAGACTAACCGATGACATGGTGGATCTTTGGCACCGTGGCTCGCGTTTTGATGAGATCCGGCTATATGTAGAAGGCTATTTAGCCTGTTTACGCGATTCTAGTTCCATAGAACCCTATCTAATTCATCGTCTCGAAGAAGAAATATTTCGTTTTCTGCGAGATCCTTCTAATTTTGAATATCTCTCCCCCCAAACCCAAACCCAAACTGAAGCAGATTATGGCTATTATTAA
- the leuC gene encoding 3-isopropylmalate dehydratase large subunit translates to MSARTLFDKVWDAHTVKILPSGQTQLFIGLHLVHEVTSPQAFSMLRERGLKVLFPRRTIATVDHIVPTENQARPFLDDLAEEMIRAIETNVQTNHIPFYGIGSGNQGIVHVIAPEQGLTQPGMTIACGDSHTSTHGAFGAIAFGIGTSQVRDVLATQTLSLSKLKVRRVEVNGDLNPGVYAKDVILHIIRQLGVKGGVGYAYEYAGSTIERMSMEERMTICNMAIEGGARCGYINPDQITYDYLKGRDFAPKDWESAVNWWESIKSDADAVYDDVVVFDAGEIEPTVTWGITPGQGIGVNEVIPTPESLPASERAIAEEAYQYMKLTPGTPIKGTKIDVCFVGSCTNGRISDLREAAKFAQGHRVAPHVKAFIVPGSERVKKQAEAEGLDQIFLASGFEWREAGCSMCLAMNPDKLQGDQISASSSNRNFKGRQGSASGRTLLMSPAMVVAAAIKGEVTDPRELLN, encoded by the coding sequence ATGAGCGCAAGAACATTATTCGATAAAGTCTGGGACGCACACACGGTTAAGATTCTTCCCAGTGGACAGACACAATTATTTATCGGACTGCATCTAGTGCATGAAGTCACCAGTCCGCAAGCTTTTTCGATGCTAAGAGAAAGGGGTTTAAAAGTATTATTTCCCAGACGGACTATTGCCACCGTCGATCACATCGTCCCCACCGAAAATCAGGCGCGTCCTTTCCTTGACGATTTGGCCGAGGAAATGATCCGGGCGATCGAAACTAATGTTCAAACCAATCATATTCCTTTCTACGGCATCGGTTCCGGCAATCAGGGCATAGTTCATGTGATCGCTCCCGAACAAGGCCTAACTCAACCCGGGATGACGATCGCCTGTGGTGACTCCCACACCTCCACCCACGGTGCTTTTGGTGCGATCGCTTTTGGCATCGGCACTTCCCAAGTGCGCGATGTTCTTGCTACCCAAACCCTATCCCTATCGAAATTAAAAGTGCGTCGAGTGGAGGTAAACGGCGATTTAAATCCCGGGGTCTATGCTAAAGATGTAATTCTTCATATTATCCGTCAATTAGGCGTCAAAGGCGGTGTTGGTTATGCCTACGAGTACGCTGGTAGTACAATTGAACGGATGTCCATGGAAGAAAGGATGACGATTTGTAACATGGCGATCGAAGGTGGGGCCCGATGTGGTTATATCAACCCCGATCAAATCACCTACGATTACCTCAAAGGTCGTGATTTTGCGCCCAAAGACTGGGAAAGTGCGGTTAATTGGTGGGAAAGCATTAAAAGCGATGCCGATGCGGTTTATGACGATGTGGTGGTCTTCGATGCCGGTGAAATCGAACCCACAGTTACTTGGGGGATTACTCCGGGCCAAGGAATCGGGGTTAACGAAGTCATTCCCACTCCCGAAAGTTTACCGGCAAGTGAAAGAGCGATCGCAGAGGAAGCCTATCAATACATGAAACTCACCCCCGGCACCCCGATTAAAGGCACAAAAATCGATGTCTGCTTCGTCGGTAGCTGTACTAACGGCCGGATCAGTGATCTGCGCGAAGCGGCCAAATTTGCCCAAGGTCATCGTGTTGCCCCCCATGTGAAAGCTTTTATCGTCCCCGGTTCCGAAAGAGTCAAAAAACAGGCGGAAGCGGAAGGATTAGACCAAATTTTCCTAGCATCGGGCTTTGAATGGCGCGAGGCTGGCTGTTCCATGTGTTTAGCCATGAATCCCGATAAATTGCAGGGAGATCAGATCAGCGCTTCCTCCTCCAATCGTAACTTTAAAGGTCGTCAAGGTTCCGCTTCCGGGCGTACTTTGTTGATGAGTCCGGCGATGGTGGTAGCGGCAGCGATTAAAGGGGAAGTCACCGATCCCAGGGAGTTGTTAAATTAA
- a CDS encoding glycosyltransferase, whose product MAIMIIFKVKKLLKKFVFSLQEEGWKPALKKTKRKIIKILTGKSSSEFEEQVIESAKLAEPRPLEIASSDDPLVSIIIPVYNQFAYTFNCLESLSVNLSSDLAYEIIIVNDASTDETLEQLATLVKGIKVLTNAENSGFIRSCNYGASQAKGQYLYFLNNDTRILENCLESLLKLIVNNPQVGAVGSKLIYANSKQQEAGGIIWNSADGWNYGRLDSPDEPEYNYVRPVDYCSGASLLVPTDLFKQLGGFCQDFIPAYYEDTDLCFAIRELGYQVLYQPQSNVIHYEGITSGTDLSSGIKQYQVINQTKFREKWSKVLTKHLDNDANNVPRAARSLQGKPTILVIDSYVPLYDRESGCVRLLNILKLLLNLGYSVIFFPDNGYPEQPYTSVLQQLGIEVIYGTPQRYNLEEKLIKYLPLIDGVWLCRPELCDKYMDLIRLKTKAPIIYDTIDLHFLRLKRQKDYLDPSYQNTSWSWETYQKLELNYANQAEATVVVTEDEKQVLSSLGVNNVWVIPNIHEEIFLSEKVAFDQRSGLVFIGSYNHPPNIDAVKWLCLEIMPLVWASRPDIIVNLLGSNLKDEVKELANDQVVVTGYVPEVEPYFQKNRIFVAPLRFGAGMKGKIGQSLSLGLPTITTRIGAEGMGLIDHQDVLIADTAEEFAQAVIELYDNMELWQKLADNSLETIKRYQPATVQTNLQALLSNLGIVAKDS is encoded by the coding sequence ATGGCAATAATGATTATTTTTAAAGTTAAAAAACTGCTCAAAAAATTTGTCTTTAGTCTCCAAGAGGAAGGATGGAAACCAGCACTCAAAAAGACGAAACGGAAAATTATCAAAATTCTCACAGGAAAGAGTTCCTCTGAATTTGAAGAACAGGTGATCGAAAGTGCTAAATTAGCTGAACCGCGACCCCTAGAAATTGCCAGTAGTGATGATCCTTTAGTCTCGATTATTATTCCTGTTTATAACCAATTTGCCTACACCTTTAACTGCTTGGAATCCCTGAGTGTTAACCTAAGTTCTGATCTAGCTTATGAAATAATCATTGTTAATGATGCTTCCACTGATGAAACCTTAGAACAATTAGCCACTTTAGTTAAAGGAATCAAAGTATTAACTAATGCAGAAAACTCTGGTTTTATTCGTTCCTGTAATTATGGAGCTAGTCAAGCAAAAGGTCAATACCTATATTTTCTCAATAACGACACTCGTATTCTGGAAAATTGTCTAGAAAGTTTATTAAAATTAATCGTCAATAATCCCCAAGTTGGTGCGGTGGGTTCTAAGTTAATTTATGCTAATAGTAAGCAACAAGAAGCGGGGGGAATTATCTGGAATTCTGCCGATGGTTGGAATTATGGACGCTTAGATAGTCCCGATGAACCAGAATATAATTATGTGCGTCCCGTGGACTATTGTTCGGGGGCTAGTTTATTAGTTCCTACGGATTTATTTAAGCAATTAGGTGGTTTTTGTCAAGACTTTATCCCCGCATATTACGAAGATACAGACTTATGTTTTGCCATCCGAGAATTGGGTTATCAAGTCCTCTATCAACCCCAATCTAACGTTATTCACTACGAAGGAATCACCTCGGGAACAGACCTTTCCAGTGGGATCAAACAATATCAAGTTATTAATCAAACTAAGTTTCGAGAAAAATGGTCAAAGGTATTAACTAAACACCTAGATAACGATGCTAATAATGTACCCAGAGCTGCCCGAAGTTTACAAGGAAAACCGACAATTTTAGTCATTGACTCCTACGTTCCACTATACGATCGAGAGTCCGGCTGTGTGCGTTTATTAAATATTCTTAAGCTACTGCTCAATTTAGGCTATTCAGTGATTTTCTTTCCCGATAATGGCTATCCTGAACAACCCTATACTTCCGTTCTGCAGCAGCTAGGAATTGAAGTTATTTATGGCACACCGCAAAGATATAATCTAGAAGAAAAATTAATCAAATATTTACCTCTGATCGATGGAGTTTGGTTGTGTCGTCCCGAATTGTGCGATAAGTATATGGATTTAATTCGCTTAAAAACAAAAGCACCAATTATTTATGATACAATTGACCTGCATTTTCTGCGTTTAAAACGGCAAAAAGACTATCTCGATCCCAGTTATCAAAATACTAGCTGGAGTTGGGAAACCTATCAGAAATTAGAGTTAAACTATGCTAATCAAGCGGAAGCAACCGTGGTAGTAACGGAAGACGAAAAGCAGGTGTTATCCTCTTTAGGAGTGAACAATGTTTGGGTAATCCCCAATATCCATGAAGAAATTTTCCTGTCAGAAAAAGTTGCCTTTGACCAGCGATCGGGTTTAGTATTTATTGGTAGCTACAATCACCCTCCTAATATTGATGCAGTTAAGTGGTTATGTTTAGAAATTATGCCCTTAGTTTGGGCATCCCGTCCTGACATTATCGTTAATTTATTGGGAAGTAACCTCAAGGATGAAGTGAAAGAATTAGCCAATGATCAAGTAGTTGTCACTGGTTATGTTCCCGAAGTAGAACCCTATTTTCAAAAGAATCGGATTTTTGTTGCTCCCCTGCGATTTGGTGCGGGAATGAAGGGTAAAATTGGTCAAAGTCTTTCCCTCGGATTACCCACTATTACCACAAGAATTGGTGCCGAAGGTATGGGATTAATTGACCACCAAGATGTTTTAATTGCCGATACTGCCGAGGAATTTGCCCAAGCAGTGATCGAACTCTATGATAATATGGAATTGTGGCAAAAACTCGCCGATAATTCCCTAGAAACTATTAAGAGATACCAACCAGCTACCGTGCAAACTAACCTCCAAGCTTTGTTATCAAATCTAGGAATTGTTGCCAAGGATAGTTAA
- a CDS encoding RelA/SpoT family protein has protein sequence MNAITATQPETLTVLPRDTEPKKALVLPDWLKECLITYENDPQNPDSDLICKAFNFAHKLHEGQYRKSGEPYIAHPIAVAGLLRDLGGDGAMIAAGFLHDVVEDTEVTPEEIEDRFGVEVRNLVEAVTKLSKFNFSSKTERQAENFRRMFLAMAQDIRVIVVKLADRLHNMQTLEHLNPQQQQRIALETREIFAPLANRLGIGRFKWELEDLCFKYLEPDAYRTVQLLVSEKRIDREARIETVTNTLREKLQEIGIKVLDLQGRPKHLYGIYHKMHNQGKEFEQIYDIAAVRIIVETKEECYRCLAVVHDQFTPIPNRFKDYIGLPKANRYQSLHTTVVGLNARPLEVQIRTLEMHRVAEYGIAAHWKYKETGSSQTTLTAEDEKFAWLRNLLDWQKDLKDGQEYMDGLKNNFFEEDIYVFTPKGDVVALAQGATPVDFAYHIHSEVGNQMKGARINGKWSVLDAPLQNGDLVEILTSKNSHPSLDWLNFVVTPSARNRIRQWYKKSRREENISRGRDLLEKELGKTGFDALLKSERMQSVAKQCNYVAVDDLLAALGYGEVTLKNVVNRLQETVKNQQEILTVKNPPDVLTDSQLILPPSPVQRALPVSKSPIAGVEGLVYRLAGCCCPLPGENITGIVAHAGEGIVIHRQGCSNVEKAEAERLIPVSWNPIDDQGRYQTYPVNIQIEVIDRVGVLKDILSRLSDQNINVRNAGVKTNFGKPALISLKIEVKDLQQFERCVIQIKLMSDILNVRRISQVKSDRE, from the coding sequence ATGAACGCCATCACTGCCACCCAACCAGAAACCCTCACCGTCCTTCCCCGGGACACGGAACCGAAAAAAGCGTTAGTTTTACCCGATTGGCTGAAAGAATGCCTAATTACCTACGAAAACGACCCCCAGAATCCCGATAGCGATTTAATCTGTAAGGCCTTTAATTTCGCCCATAAACTCCACGAAGGCCAGTATCGCAAATCCGGGGAACCCTATATCGCCCATCCCATAGCTGTAGCGGGATTACTGCGGGATCTGGGGGGTGATGGGGCAATGATCGCGGCGGGATTCCTTCACGATGTGGTGGAAGATACGGAAGTCACCCCCGAAGAAATCGAGGACAGATTCGGTGTCGAGGTGCGTAATTTGGTGGAAGCGGTGACAAAACTCTCCAAATTCAACTTTTCTAGTAAAACTGAACGGCAGGCGGAGAATTTTCGCCGAATGTTCCTGGCGATGGCTCAAGATATCCGCGTCATCGTGGTAAAATTAGCCGATCGCCTGCACAATATGCAAACCCTCGAACACCTTAACCCGCAACAGCAGCAACGCATTGCCCTCGAAACTAGAGAAATCTTTGCTCCTCTGGCTAACCGTTTAGGGATTGGGCGATTTAAATGGGAATTAGAGGATTTATGCTTTAAATACCTCGAACCCGATGCTTATCGCACCGTGCAGTTATTGGTGTCGGAAAAACGTATCGATCGAGAGGCCCGCATCGAAACCGTTACTAACACATTGCGGGAAAAATTGCAAGAAATTGGCATAAAAGTTCTTGATTTGCAAGGTCGCCCCAAACATCTCTACGGCATCTATCATAAAATGCACAATCAGGGTAAAGAATTCGAGCAGATTTATGATATTGCCGCCGTCCGCATTATCGTCGAAACTAAAGAGGAATGTTATCGTTGTTTAGCCGTAGTTCACGACCAATTTACCCCGATTCCCAACCGTTTTAAAGACTATATCGGTTTACCAAAAGCTAACCGTTATCAATCCCTCCATACCACCGTTGTTGGTTTAAATGCCCGTCCCCTAGAAGTGCAGATTCGCACCCTAGAAATGCACCGTGTTGCTGAATACGGGATTGCAGCCCATTGGAAGTATAAAGAAACCGGTTCTAGTCAGACAACTTTAACCGCCGAGGATGAAAAATTCGCTTGGCTGCGTAATCTTCTCGACTGGCAAAAAGACCTTAAAGATGGCCAAGAATACATGGATGGCCTCAAAAATAATTTCTTTGAAGAAGATATCTATGTTTTCACCCCCAAAGGTGATGTGGTGGCCCTGGCCCAAGGTGCGACACCGGTAGATTTTGCCTATCATATTCATAGCGAAGTAGGTAATCAGATGAAAGGGGCAAGAATTAATGGTAAATGGTCAGTTCTTGATGCTCCCTTGCAAAATGGTGATCTGGTGGAAATTCTCACCAGCAAAAATAGTCACCCTAGTTTAGATTGGTTAAATTTTGTCGTTACTCCTAGCGCCAGAAATCGCATCCGGCAATGGTACAAAAAATCGCGCCGAGAAGAAAATATTAGCCGGGGTCGTGATTTATTAGAGAAAGAATTGGGTAAAACTGGCTTCGATGCCCTGCTAAAATCGGAACGAATGCAATCGGTGGCTAAACAGTGCAATTATGTGGCAGTAGATGATTTATTGGCGGCTTTGGGTTACGGCGAAGTTACCCTAAAAAATGTGGTTAATCGTCTGCAAGAAACAGTTAAAAATCAACAGGAAATTTTAACCGTCAAAAATCCGCCCGATGTCCTGACTGATTCCCAATTGATTCTACCACCTTCTCCCGTTCAAAGGGCTTTACCCGTTAGTAAATCACCGATCGCCGGTGTGGAGGGATTAGTCTATCGTTTGGCCGGTTGTTGTTGTCCTTTACCAGGGGAAAATATCACCGGTATAGTTGCCCATGCGGGGGAAGGTATTGTTATTCACCGTCAGGGCTGCTCGAATGTGGAAAAAGCCGAAGCTGAACGCTTAATTCCTGTTAGTTGGAACCCTATAGATGACCAGGGACGTTATCAAACTTATCCAGTAAATATTCAGATTGAAGTGATCGATCGCGTCGGGGTTTTAAAAGATATTCTCTCTCGTTTAAGTGACCAAAATATTAACGTTCGCAATGCCGGAGTTAAGACTAATTTCGGTAAACCCGCTTTAATTTCTCTGAAAATTGAAGTAAAAGACCTGCAACAATTTGAACGCTGTGTTATTCAAATTAAGCTGATGAGCGATATTTTAAACGTTCGTCGCATCAGTCAGGTAAAAAGCGATCGAGAGTAA
- a CDS encoding M48 family metallopeptidase, whose translation MPSYPDISSQAFKHPLDQQAEQALRSVPGFDLLAKSFSEYLYERPQQILLMGNDLKVGPRQYATLYGIYRQCLRDLDMSPEPNLYVSQNPLANAYSLGSEHPYIVFNTALLDLLDEEEIRVILAHELGHLKCDHSILIQLSFWVMGAANLLGDITLGLGKAITTGLVYAFYEWRRKAELSADRAALLVSDDLNVVLRTLMKCAGGSQKYLHECNLEEFIRQGEAYRQLDQDNLNQIYKFLIYNGGNGSFLTHPFSVERVHYLQEWFNSESYRQIRRGNYAKIGVKSSINVDANDSESERLQRQIAALQAEIERAKRQRNHE comes from the coding sequence ATGCCAAGTTATCCTGATATTTCCAGTCAAGCTTTTAAACATCCCCTAGATCAGCAAGCTGAACAGGCCTTAAGATCAGTTCCAGGGTTTGACTTATTAGCGAAAAGTTTTTCCGAATATCTCTATGAACGTCCCCAACAAATTTTATTAATGGGCAATGATTTAAAAGTTGGTCCTCGTCAATACGCCACTTTATACGGCATCTATCGCCAATGTCTGCGGGATTTAGATATGTCTCCAGAACCGAATCTTTATGTAAGTCAAAACCCTTTAGCCAATGCCTATTCTTTGGGTTCGGAACATCCCTATATAGTCTTTAATACTGCCCTTTTAGACCTATTAGATGAAGAAGAAATTAGGGTAATTCTTGCCCACGAATTAGGCCATTTAAAATGCGATCATAGTATTTTAATTCAACTTTCTTTTTGGGTGATGGGGGCGGCTAATTTGCTTGGAGACATCACTTTAGGACTAGGAAAAGCCATTACTACTGGTCTAGTTTATGCCTTTTATGAATGGCGCAGAAAAGCCGAATTATCCGCAGACAGAGCCGCTTTATTAGTTAGCGATGATTTAAATGTAGTCCTGAGAACTTTAATGAAATGTGCGGGAGGAAGTCAAAAATATCTGCATGAATGCAACTTAGAAGAATTTATTCGCCAAGGAGAAGCCTACCGACAATTAGACCAAGATAACTTAAACCAGATTTATAAATTTCTCATTTATAATGGCGGTAATGGTTCCTTTTTAACCCATCCTTTTTCCGTGGAAAGAGTGCATTATCTACAGGAATGGTTTAACTCGGAATCCTATCGTCAAATTCGCCGGGGAAACTATGCCAAAATAGGGGTAAAAAGCTCAATTAATGTTGATGCTAATGATAGCGAAAGCGAAAGATTGCAGCGACAAATAGCAGCACTACAGGCAGAAATTGAACGGGCAAAAAGACAAAGAAACCATGAATAA
- the patD gene encoding heterocyst frequency control protein PatD — translation MLPTNYHQAYKSLLRKLEDFSLALLDGDASTGLQSFQALQTCLEGEILSLNDDNFSPEVANRWRALQTELYRSWRLLETDWLFLASARQGREKRLQIISERVATLKGYCRVLLGSVVD, via the coding sequence ATGCTACCGACAAATTACCATCAAGCCTACAAATCTTTGTTAAGAAAACTGGAGGATTTCAGTCTTGCCCTTCTAGATGGGGATGCTTCCACGGGGTTACAATCTTTTCAAGCTTTACAAACCTGTCTAGAAGGGGAGATATTGTCACTAAATGATGACAATTTCAGCCCAGAGGTGGCTAATCGTTGGCGCGCGCTCCAGACGGAACTATATCGATCGTGGCGATTGCTGGAGACGGATTGGTTATTTTTGGCCTCGGCGCGGCAAGGACGGGAGAAACGTTTACAGATAATTAGCGAGCGAGTGGCGACTTTAAAGGGGTATTGTCGGGTTTTGTTAGGGTCAGTTGTCGATTAG
- a CDS encoding MraY family glycosyltransferase, which produces MLLSLLSVISFLISFLVVALIKQRFSQQLLDIPNERSSHSQPTPRGGGLGFVVAFALTSSLSYFLLSPSLPLIPLWLSLTPLIIIGLLDDRRGIPSSIRYLVQLSSASIAVTFFGAFPQSWLLDLGFGGKILAIILTIIGLTAIINFYNFMDGLDGLVAGCTAVQLGFLALYFQEPILWLLVAALVGFLLWNWSPAKIFMGDVGSTSLGAIVPMVLLNNQVNQGQAWSALTITLPLIGDAIYTLICRLFRKENIFQAHRSHLYQRLQKSGLSHSQVAIIYMAVTLLIAISINYLGNLGAWLSLPLILGLIVLGEIYLNKRVSEQNLAVTRKE; this is translated from the coding sequence ATGTTATTATCCCTACTCTCAGTCATCAGTTTTCTGATTAGTTTTCTGGTGGTTGCCCTGATTAAACAACGTTTTAGTCAACAATTGTTAGATATTCCCAATGAGCGTAGCAGCCATAGTCAACCCACACCTAGGGGAGGTGGACTCGGTTTTGTCGTTGCTTTTGCTCTGACCAGCAGCCTCAGTTATTTTCTCCTTTCTCCTTCCCTACCTCTCATTCCCCTGTGGTTATCCCTGACTCCTTTAATTATTATCGGCCTTCTCGATGATCGTCGCGGTATTCCCTCTAGTATTCGCTATTTGGTGCAGTTATCCTCCGCTAGTATTGCGGTCACTTTTTTCGGTGCTTTTCCCCAATCTTGGCTATTAGATTTAGGTTTTGGCGGCAAAATTTTAGCTATTATTCTCACAATTATCGGACTGACTGCGATCATTAACTTTTATAATTTTATGGATGGTCTTGATGGTTTGGTGGCTGGCTGTACGGCGGTACAATTAGGATTTCTCGCTCTCTATTTTCAGGAACCAATTTTATGGCTTTTAGTGGCAGCTTTAGTCGGTTTTCTCCTCTGGAATTGGTCGCCAGCGAAAATTTTTATGGGCGATGTGGGTAGCACCAGTCTGGGGGCAATTGTCCCTATGGTTTTACTTAATAACCAGGTCAATCAAGGTCAAGCTTGGTCAGCTTTGACTATCACTTTACCTCTGATTGGTGATGCTATTTATACCCTGATTTGTCGATTATTCAGAAAGGAAAATATCTTCCAAGCTCACCGCAGTCACCTTTATCAAAGATTACAAAAGTCTGGCTTGTCTCATTCACAAGTAGCGATTATTTATATGGCGGTAACTCTCCTGATTGCTATTAGTATTAACTACTTAGGAAACCTAGGAGCATGGCTGAGTTTACCTCTGATTCTAGGATTAATTGTTCTCGGAGAAATTTATCTGAACAAGAGAGTTAGCGAGCAGAATTTAGCGGTGACAAGAAAAGAATAA
- a CDS encoding dipeptide ABC transporter ATP-binding protein: protein MLEIKDLKIAYPTELSSPAWAIDGVSFSIGKGETLGLVGESGCGKSTIGKAILRLLPNRTHVEGEITFEGRSLLSLSSKQLEKFRGEAVGLVFQDPMTRLDPLMTIGDHCVETLQAHRGNLTYRQAKSQACTVLEKVKIPANRWFQYPHEFSGGMRQRVAIALALLLEPKLIIADEPTTSLDVTVSAEILRELKRLCSEEQMGLLLISHDLAMVGEYCDQLAVMKGGKIVESGAVKTVFNTPQHPYTRSLLAAALHLQLREEKSTAIQGKETVLKVDNLKQYYTLEVNFLDSFFKKENKFIKAVDEVNFELYRGEIFGLVGESGCGKSTLSRTLLQLIKPTGGKVEFLGEDLTPLSGEKMRPKRRLMQMIFQDPLACLNPLMTVGESIADPLLIHQKISLETAKKQVLEMLDRVGLTPVEEFYRRYPRELSGGQQQRVAIARALITRPELVICDEPVSMLDASVQTQVLELMLELQKLFNLTYLFITHDLWLARFLCDRIAVMTAGKIVEMGDTEQIFSHPQHPYTQKLIAAAPRIYPDSN, encoded by the coding sequence ATGTTGGAAATTAAAGACCTAAAAATTGCCTACCCGACAGAATTAAGTTCTCCCGCTTGGGCGATCGATGGGGTGTCTTTTAGTATAGGCAAAGGGGAAACTCTGGGATTAGTGGGTGAATCTGGTTGTGGAAAGTCGACCATCGGTAAGGCTATTTTAAGGTTATTACCCAATCGCACTCACGTGGAAGGTGAGATTACCTTTGAAGGGCGATCGCTTTTATCTTTATCTAGCAAACAGTTAGAAAAGTTTCGCGGGGAAGCGGTGGGGTTAGTCTTTCAAGATCCGATGACGCGACTAGATCCGCTGATGACTATTGGCGATCATTGTGTGGAAACTTTGCAAGCTCATCGAGGAAATTTAACCTATCGTCAAGCTAAAAGTCAAGCTTGTACTGTCCTAGAAAAAGTGAAAATTCCCGCTAATCGTTGGTTCCAATATCCTCACGAATTTAGCGGGGGAATGCGGCAAAGAGTGGCCATTGCTTTAGCTTTATTATTAGAACCTAAGTTAATTATTGCCGATGAACCCACCACCAGTTTAGATGTGACAGTTTCGGCGGAAATTCTGCGGGAATTAAAGCGTTTATGCAGCGAGGAACAGATGGGATTATTGTTAATTTCCCATGATTTAGCAATGGTGGGAGAATATTGCGATCAATTAGCGGTGATGAAGGGGGGCAAAATTGTCGAATCGGGAGCGGTAAAAACAGTTTTTAATACACCTCAACACCCCTACACCCGTTCTCTTTTAGCCGCTGCTTTACACTTACAGTTAAGGGAGGAAAAATCAACAGCAATTCAAGGCAAAGAAACGGTGTTAAAGGTGGATAATTTAAAACAGTATTATACCCTAGAAGTTAACTTTTTAGATAGTTTTTTCAAAAAAGAAAATAAATTTATTAAAGCGGTGGATGAAGTCAATTTTGAACTGTATCGAGGGGAAATCTTCGGTTTAGTTGGGGAGTCGGGGTGTGGGAAAAGTACCCTATCGCGAACCCTATTACAGTTAATTAAACCCACTGGGGGAAAAGTGGAATTTTTAGGAGAAGATTTAACACCTTTGTCGGGGGAAAAAATGCGTCCAAAACGGCGCCTAATGCAAATGATTTTTCAGGATCCGCTCGCTTGTCTCAATCCTTTAATGACGGTGGGAGAAAGTATCGCTGATCCGCTTTTGATTCATCAAAAAATTAGTCTAGAAACGGCTAAAAAACAGGTTTTGGAAATGTTAGATCGAGTCGGTTTAACACCGGTAGAGGAATTTTATCGACGCTATCCTAGGGAGTTATCGGGAGGACAACAGCAAAGGGTAGCCATTGCTCGCGCTTTAATTACTCGTCCGGAATTAGTTATTTGTGATGAACCGGTTAGTATGCTCGATGCTAGTGTCCAGACACAGGTTTTAGAGTTAATGTTAGAGTTACAAAAGTTATTTAATCTCACTTATTTATTTATAACTCATGATCTTTGGTTAGCGAGATTCCTCTGCGATCGAATTGCGGTGATGACTGCGGGTAAAATTGTTGAAATGGGTGACACTGAACAGATTTTTAGCCATCCCCAACACCCCTACACCCAAAAATTAATCGCCGCAGCCCCGAGAATTTATCCCGACAGCAACTAA